A section of the Pseudomonas prosekii genome encodes:
- the upp gene encoding uracil phosphoribosyltransferase: protein MPIQEIRHPLIRHKLGLMRRADISTKNFRELAQEVGALLTYEATKDLPLETYDIEGWCGTVSVEKIAGKKITVVPILRAGIGMLEGVLSLIPGAKVSAVGVARNEETLQAHTYLEKLVPEINERLAMIIDPMLATGSSMVATIDLLKKAGCRDIRAMVLVAAPEGIAAVEKAHPDVIIYTASIDEKLNEHGYIIPGLGDAGDKIFGTKQKDA, encoded by the coding sequence ATGCCCATCCAAGAGATCCGCCATCCGCTGATCCGTCATAAACTTGGCCTTATGCGCCGCGCAGACATTAGCACGAAGAATTTCCGTGAGCTCGCTCAGGAAGTCGGTGCCCTGCTGACCTATGAAGCTACCAAAGATTTGCCGCTCGAAACCTACGACATCGAAGGTTGGTGCGGCACTGTGTCGGTCGAGAAAATCGCCGGCAAGAAGATTACCGTGGTGCCGATCCTGCGCGCCGGTATCGGCATGCTCGAAGGCGTGCTGAGCCTGATACCGGGCGCCAAAGTCAGCGCCGTCGGCGTGGCCCGCAATGAAGAAACACTGCAGGCGCACACCTATCTGGAAAAACTGGTGCCGGAAATCAACGAACGCCTGGCCATGATCATCGACCCGATGCTCGCCACCGGCAGTTCGATGGTCGCCACTATCGACCTGCTGAAAAAAGCCGGTTGCCGTGACATCCGCGCGATGGTCCTGGTCGCGGCCCCCGAAGGCATCGCCGCCGTCGAGAAGGCGCACCCGGACGTGATCATCTACACCGCCTCCATTGATGAAAAACTCAATGAGCACGGCTACATCATCCCGGGCCTGGGCGATGCCGGCGACAAGATCTTCGGCACCAAGCAGAAGGACGCTTGA
- a CDS encoding hypoxanthine-guanine phosphoribosyltransferase produces MSADLEHIRQIMREADCLYTEAEVEAAIARVGAHINEQLADTNPVVFCVMNGGLIFAGKLLTHLHFPLEASYLHATRYRNETSGGDLFWKAKPEVSFLDRDVLIIDDILDEGHTLGAIIDYCKHAGARAVHTAVLIDKDHDRKARPDLKADFVGLPCIDRYIFGYGMDYKGYWRNANGIFAVKGM; encoded by the coding sequence ATGTCCGCTGATCTCGAGCATATCCGTCAAATCATGCGAGAGGCTGACTGCCTGTACACCGAAGCTGAAGTCGAGGCGGCTATCGCCCGCGTCGGTGCACACATCAACGAACAACTGGCTGACACTAACCCGGTGGTTTTCTGTGTGATGAACGGCGGGCTGATTTTCGCCGGCAAGTTGCTCACCCATCTGCACTTCCCGCTGGAAGCGTCTTACCTGCACGCTACCCGCTATCGCAACGAAACCAGCGGCGGCGACCTGTTCTGGAAAGCCAAGCCTGAAGTGTCGTTCCTCGATCGCGACGTGCTGATCATCGACGACATCCTCGACGAAGGTCACACCCTCGGCGCGATTATCGACTACTGCAAACACGCCGGCGCCCGCGCTGTGCACACTGCCGTGCTGATCGACAAGGACCACGACCGCAAAGCGCGTCCGGACCTCAAAGCCGATTTCGTCGGCCTGCCATGCATCGACCGCTACATCTTCGGCTACGGCATGGATTACAAAGGTTACTGGCGTAACGCCAATGGCATTTTTGCCGTTAAAGGAATGTAA
- a CDS encoding WbuC family cupin fold metalloprotein: MTTPSFLDQTLFAELAEKAAANPRGRQHHNFHQMEDACHRMAVGLQPSTYIPPHRHLGDNKAETLLVLKGRLGLLIFDESGAVLRKQVLQAGGDCVGVDLPTGVFHGLVVLEADSLMFECKAGPYRPVGEGELAHWAPREGEPGVAEYQAWMHAQFD; encoded by the coding sequence ATGACCACGCCGAGCTTTCTTGATCAAACCCTGTTCGCGGAATTGGCCGAGAAGGCTGCGGCTAATCCTCGTGGGCGCCAGCATCACAACTTCCATCAAATGGAAGACGCCTGCCACCGCATGGCGGTGGGCTTGCAGCCGAGCACTTACATTCCGCCGCATCGACACTTGGGCGACAACAAGGCTGAAACCCTGTTGGTGCTCAAGGGCCGCCTCGGGTTGTTGATTTTTGACGAGTCGGGCGCAGTGCTGCGCAAGCAAGTTCTGCAGGCGGGCGGCGACTGTGTCGGCGTCGATCTGCCGACCGGGGTGTTCCACGGTCTGGTGGTGCTGGAAGCCGACAGTTTGATGTTCGAGTGCAAGGCCGGCCCTTATCGCCCGGTCGGCGAGGGTGAGCTTGCCCACTGGGCGCCGCGTGAAGGCGAGCCGGGTGTCGCCGAATACCAGGCGTGGATGCACGCGCAGTTTGATTGA
- a CDS encoding PA4642 family protein, protein MRKDKKQVIGDEIGDEQIKLFLDFEPVDATSPSLHKLIKAYRGLRIDDFERFLTFFVEAGFDLDGKDEHGNDFVAVIKDQRNAAEYIELIAKARG, encoded by the coding sequence ATGCGTAAAGATAAGAAGCAAGTGATTGGTGACGAGATCGGCGATGAGCAGATCAAACTGTTCCTCGATTTTGAACCGGTCGACGCCACTTCACCGTCGCTGCACAAACTGATCAAAGCCTACCGCGGTCTGCGCATCGACGATTTCGAGCGCTTCCTGACGTTTTTCGTCGAGGCCGGTTTTGACCTGGACGGCAAGGATGAGCACGGCAATGACTTCGTCGCGGTGATCAAGGACCAGCGCAATGCGGCCGAGTACATCGAGCTGATCGCCAAGGCGCGCGGCTAA